The proteins below come from a single Oncorhynchus tshawytscha isolate Ot180627B linkage group LG22, Otsh_v2.0, whole genome shotgun sequence genomic window:
- the LOC112222098 gene encoding rho-related GTP-binding protein RhoA-B, which produces MAAIRKKLVIVGDGACGKTCLLIVFSKDQFPEVYVPTVFENYVADIEVDSKQVELALWDTAGQEDYDRLRPLSYPDTDVILMCFSIDSPDSLENIPEKWTPEVKHFCPNVPIILVGNKKDLRNDEHTRRELAKMKQEPVKPEEARDMANRIGAFGYMECSAKTKDGVREVFEMATRAALQARRGKKSNKCLLL; this is translated from the exons ATGGCAGCGATTCGTAAGAAGCTGGTGATTGTGGGAGATGGTGCTTGTGGGAAGACCTGTCTGTTGatagtcttcagtaaagaccaGTTCCCTGAGGTCTACGTACCCACTGTCTTTGAGAACTATGTGGCTGACATTGAGGTGGACAGCAAACAG GTGGAGCTGGCTCTGTGGGATACAGCTGGCCAAGAGGACTACGACAGGCTTCGCCCCCTCTCCTACCCCGACACTGACGTCATCCTCATGTGCTTCTCCATTGACAGCCCAGACAGCTTGG AGAACATTCCAGAGAAGTGGACTCCAGAAGTCAAACACTTCTGTCCAAATGTTCCCATCATCCTCGTAGGCAATAAGAAGGACCTGCGCAACGATGAACACACACGCCGGGAGCTGGCCAAGATGAAACAG GAGCCAGTGAAGCCAGAGGAGGCCCGTGACATGGCCAACCGGATCGGAGCGTTCGGCTATATGGAGTGCTCGGCCAAGACGAAGGATGGCGTGCGGGAGGTGTTTGAGATGGCCACCAGGGCGGCACTACAGGCCCGGCGAGGAAAGAAAAGCAATAAATGTCTCCTTCTGTAG